The following nucleotide sequence is from Cicer arietinum cultivar CDC Frontier isolate Library 1 chromosome 2, Cicar.CDCFrontier_v2.0, whole genome shotgun sequence.
CATATTGAATGCTTCACGTTGATATTGATGAGATACAGAAAATATTGGATAAAAAGGCACCATCAAGCGTCAACAGAAAGCTACACAGTACTTCAATTCCTTACCTTGCTCATTAACAATGGATAACGGGATCGTAGTTCAGCCATATGGGACTCAACCCCATATATCTCTCCAGCAGCAATATATATTGGAGTCTTTGATGGATATCCAAGAGCAGTAAGAAAAATTCCAACTTCCTTTGGAGTTAAGGGGCAAAACCCTTTCGACCTCTGTTCTATGGGATCGATATCCTTTACTTTCCAATAGGAAGTGTTCTCTCTACAAGTTTCACATACAATAACTTACAAAAATCATTTACGAGAAAAGATATGATATTCAATTTATCCTTCTAAAGATTCCATAGTTATTTACCTGATAATCCTTAGCTCTTCAGCTTCATTTAGAGATAAATCATGTGTGCACCCACTAAATGCAAGCATGTCCTTCTCATAACGTAAATGCAAGGCAATATATGGACCCAATGACCTCATTCTCTCCACCAACAACTACAACGACCCAAAAAAAGTATTAtagaatgaaataaataatacaaGAGTCATAGAAAAGTAGTCGATAGAAAACCAAGATATCAATCAGTTGAGATATCCTCATATACTTTTCCTATTTGTTCAATCCGGGGAGAGAAACGAAGAGCTTCATAACAAGCTCGACAGCGAAGCTTCTGAATGTCTGGAGGTAGATTATTGTTCGCCAACCGTGAATCGGATTTGGAAGCACGAATAACCTTAAGACGttaaaacttataaatattCAATGATTGACTAATATGTAACACAGAACGGTATATAATAATAGGTTTTCCACATACATACTTGGTAATCTTCCCACAAACTCGCAATCTCATTTTCATAGTAATTCATGCCAGACCAGCTTATAAATTGCTTGACCATTCTGGTTTCATTAACCAGTTCTATGGGAAgcttcttaattatttttacatcaTTAGCTAGAGAATTAATGAAATGCTCTTCATCAAAAATATCAGAGAAATTGCTGAAATAAAAATCAGAAGAACAGAATTAAGTCAGTATTATCTTCTATCAATTACGTAAAATCCAACATAGAGAGAAACTATAACAGAAAAATAATAGCTAAaaaggaaattaaatttttaccTAGTATCTTGCCAAAATGATCTTTTATCAAGTTCTGGAATTACAAGAGTAGCATTTAGAATACGAGCTACAGCTACCATATCACATATCTGCGGCAAAGGGAACAAACATATTTTCAGCttctaaaaataacataaaatgaaaaatt
It contains:
- the LOC101507346 gene encoding O-fucosyltransferase 7 isoform X3, with the translated sequence MFLNGSKGDLDYDKLWKPPSNRGFLPCTKPTPNYTAPAESRGYLLVHTNGGLNQMRSGICDMVAVARILNATLVIPELDKRSFWQDTSNFSDIFDEEHFINSLANDVKIIKKLPIELVNETRMVKQFISWSGMNYYENEIASLWEDYQVIRASKSDSRLANNNLPPDIQKLRCRACYEALRFSPRIEQIGKLLVERMRSLGPYIALHLRYEKDMLAFSGCTHDLSLNEAEELRIIRENTSYWKVKDIDPIEQRSKGFCPLTPKEVGIFLTALGYPSKTPIYIAAGEIYGVESHMAELRSRYPLLMSKEKLASIEELEPFSNHASQMAALDYIVSTESDVFIPSYSGNMARAVEGHRRFLGRGRSISPDRKALVRLFDKLDQGTMTEGKKLSNKIIDLHRRRLGSPRKRKGPISGTKGMDRFRSEEAFYANPLPDCLCQTEPPHQNISHIVK